From Bradyrhizobium sp. sBnM-33:
GCGTTCGCGCGATGTTGAGATCGTCGAGGATCGCCAGCACGTCGCGGCCGAAACGTTCCAGCGAGTAGGGCCCGGGCGGCACGCTCGACTTGCCATGGCCGCGCCGGTCGTAGCGGATGACGCGGAACACCTGAGTGAGCGCCTTCATCTGCGGCTCCCACATCTGCATAGTCGAGCCCAGCGAATTCGACAGCATCAGCGTCGGTCCACCGTCGCGGCCTTCGACGAATACGTTGAGCAGGCAACCGTCGGCGTCGATCATCGGCATGGGTTTAGGCCTCCGCTGTCATGCGCGGACTTGATCCGCGCATCCATCCAAAAAGAGTCTATTCAAGGTGATGGATTGCCGGGTCAAGCCCGGCAATGACATCATCCTTTGTCGATTGAAGCGAGCAGGCGGTCGATCAGGGCTTGCGAAGCGCCCTGATAGGCCATCGGCTCGAAAAGTTCGGTAATCTTGTCGGCGGCGAGTTGTGCAGTGATTCTCGAATCTTGCGTCAGCACATCGCGCAGATGTTTCTTGTCCTTGACCGCCTTCTTGCTCGCAGCCTCGACCAGATGGTGCGCTTCGCTCTTGCCGATCTTTTCGGCCAGTGCCATCGCCACCGCTTCGGCCATGATCAGCCCATCGGTCGTGTTGAGATTGGCGCGCATGCGCGCGGCGTCGACTTCGAGCCCTTCCGCGATATCCACGGTGGCCGCAAGCGCACCTGATGTGACCAGCAATAGCGTCGGCAGTGTCGGCCATTCCGCGTGCCACGGGCCGGCGCTGCGCTCGTGATCCTGCACTTGCGCGGCAAATATCGTCGCGGCGAGATTGGGCGCCATGGTGGCAGCGGCCAGCGCGCTGGCTGCCGCCACCGGATTGCGCTTGTGCGGCATGGTGGAAGAGCCGCCGCGGCCTCCGCCCGAGGGCTCGAAGGCTTCGCCGACATCGGTCTGCATCATCAAGGAGACATCACGCGCGATCTTGCCGCAAGTGCCGGTGACGATAGCCAGCACGGAGGCCGCTTCGGCGATGCGGTCGCGGTGGGTGTGCCAGGGCGCGTCCGGCAATGGCAGCTTCAGTTCCTCGGCCAGTTTTTCCGCGACCGCCAATCCCTTGTCACCGAGGGCCGCGAGCGTACCGGCAGCGCCGCCAAATTGCAGCGCCAGTGCCTCGCCGCGCACGCGCTGCAGCCGCAGCTTCGAGCGCTGCAATGCAGCGGCATAT
This genomic window contains:
- a CDS encoding 3-carboxy-cis,cis-muconate cycloisomerase gives rise to the protein MSTSLSPLLSPMLSSAAMRAVCDDMASLQNMLDFEAALARAEAAAGVIPAGAAGPITSACRAESFDIAALADAATKAGNLAIPLVKALTANVAKSDAAAARYVHWGATSQDVIDTAAMLGLRAGIDALLADINRAIAGFAGLARQHRHTPVVARTWLQHALPMPFALKLAEYAAALQRSKLRLQRVRGEALALQFGGAAGTLAALGDKGLAVAEKLAEELKLPLPDAPWHTHRDRIAEAASVLAIVTGTCGKIARDVSLMMQTDVGEAFEPSGGGRGGSSTMPHKRNPVAAASALAAATMAPNLAATIFAAQVQDHERSAGPWHAEWPTLPTLLLVTSGALAATVDIAEGLEVDAARMRANLNTTDGLIMAEAVAMALAEKIGKSEAHHLVEAASKKAVKDKKHLRDVLTQDSRITAQLAADKITELFEPMAYQGASQALIDRLLASIDKG